One window of the Devosia sp. 2618 genome contains the following:
- a CDS encoding OmpA family protein → MKSKILVAFAATLALTACTTNAYTGQQQLSNTAGGGLLGAGGGAIAGAIVGAAVGGDPRVGALIGAGVGGLTGAAIGNYMDQQEAELRAQLQGTGVSVTRVGQNIVLNMPSNITFATDQSNVNPGFNSTLVSVALVLKKFDKSIVDVYGHTDSQGDDNYNLSLSQRRAVAVATILANQGIDQRRFYIEGKGKTSPIASNATEQGRAQNRRVEIQIAPING, encoded by the coding sequence ATGAAGTCCAAGATTTTGGTCGCGTTCGCGGCAACGCTGGCGCTGACCGCCTGCACCACCAACGCCTATACGGGCCAGCAGCAGCTTTCCAACACCGCTGGCGGCGGCCTGCTGGGTGCTGGCGGCGGCGCGATTGCCGGTGCCATCGTTGGCGCAGCCGTGGGCGGTGATCCGCGCGTTGGCGCGCTGATCGGCGCAGGCGTGGGCGGCCTGACCGGTGCAGCCATCGGCAACTACATGGACCAGCAGGAAGCCGAGCTGCGCGCGCAGCTGCAGGGCACCGGCGTTTCGGTGACGCGCGTTGGCCAGAACATCGTGCTCAACATGCCATCCAACATCACCTTCGCGACCGACCAGTCGAACGTGAACCCAGGCTTTAACTCGACACTCGTGTCGGTGGCTCTGGTGCTCAAGAAGTTCGATAAGTCGATCGTTGACGTCTATGGCCACACCGACAGCCAGGGCGATGACAATTACAACCTGTCGCTCAGCCAGCGCCGCGCGGTTGCCGTCGCGACCATCCTTGCCAACCAGGGCATCGATCAGCGCCGCTTCTATATCGAAGGCAAGGGCAAGACGAGCCCGATCGCTTCCAACGCCACCGAGCAGGGCCGTGCCCAGAACCGTCGCGTGGAAATCCAGATCGCGCCAATCAACGGCTGA
- a CDS encoding SDR family oxidoreductase, whose translation MTDYASYPSLAGTPVVISGGASGIGESLVRNFAAQGAKVGFVDIAVEAGDKLVAELTAAGQTAQFTSCDVTDIAGYQAAIAGFAEAHGDALVLINNAAHDQRHEWSEVTPDYWDERMAVNLKHSFFATQAVAPGMIRAGRGSIINTGSISWMIMSPKIPIYETAKAAAHGLTRSMARELGKSGIRVNSLVPGWVMTERQITHWLDATGEAQIDANQALAGRVYPDDVARMALFLAAEDSKMISAQQFIVDGGWAHT comes from the coding sequence ATGACCGACTACGCCTCCTATCCCAGCCTTGCCGGTACGCCAGTTGTCATTTCGGGCGGAGCCTCGGGGATTGGCGAAAGTCTGGTGCGCAACTTTGCGGCGCAGGGCGCCAAGGTTGGCTTTGTCGATATCGCGGTCGAAGCGGGGGACAAGCTGGTGGCCGAACTGACTGCTGCCGGCCAGACCGCGCAATTCACCAGCTGCGACGTGACCGACATTGCCGGTTATCAGGCAGCCATTGCCGGCTTTGCCGAGGCGCATGGCGATGCGCTGGTGCTGATCAACAATGCCGCGCACGACCAGCGCCACGAGTGGAGCGAAGTGACGCCCGACTATTGGGATGAGCGCATGGCGGTCAATCTCAAGCATTCGTTCTTTGCGACACAGGCGGTGGCGCCGGGCATGATCCGCGCCGGTCGCGGCTCGATCATCAATACCGGCTCGATTAGCTGGATGATCATGTCGCCGAAAATCCCGATCTATGAAACGGCCAAGGCCGCAGCCCATGGCCTGACCCGCTCGATGGCGCGCGAACTGGGCAAGTCCGGCATTCGGGTCAATTCGCTGGTGCCCGGCTGGGTGATGACGGAACGCCAGATCACCCATTGGCTCGATGCCACTGGCGAAGCCCAGATCGATGCCAATCAGGCGCTCGCCGGTCGGGTCTATCCCGATGACGTGGCGCGCATGGCGCTGTTCCTTGCCGCCGAAGACAGCAAGATGATCTCGGCGCAGCAGTTTATCGTCGATGGCGGCTGGGCGCATACTTAA
- the hemA gene encoding 5-aminolevulinate synthase, which translates to MDYRGIFEDAVDTLRAEKRYRVFADLERIAGKFPRAIYRDDSDNQREITIWCSNDYLGMGQHPKVVGAMQEAAGRLGVGSGGTRNISGTNRPLVELERSLADLHRKEAALVFTSGFVSNEAAISTIARLLPDCIIFSDQLNHASMIQGVRQSGMEKKIFRHNDVEHLRDLLAATDKKRPKLICFESVYSMDGDVAPIKEIVELAEEFGALTYIDEVHAVGMYGPRGGGIAERDGLMDRIDIIEGTLAKGFGTMGGYIAANKAIVDAVRSYAPEFIFTTSLPPALCAAARASIEHLKGNGHERMLHQRQARLTKAILADAGLPVMDTETHIVPLIVGDARAVKAASDMLLDKHNIYIQPINYPTVPKGTERLRITPTPLHTDEMIFALRHALVSVWTSLELPREAADAKITASKLTSGDLTLPSIGG; encoded by the coding sequence ATGGACTATCGCGGCATATTCGAAGATGCAGTGGACACGCTGCGGGCAGAGAAGCGCTACCGCGTCTTTGCAGATCTCGAGCGGATCGCCGGCAAGTTCCCGCGCGCCATCTATCGCGACGACTCAGACAATCAGCGCGAGATCACCATCTGGTGCTCCAACGACTATCTGGGCATGGGTCAGCATCCAAAAGTTGTCGGAGCGATGCAGGAAGCTGCTGGTCGTCTGGGCGTCGGCTCGGGCGGCACGCGCAATATTTCGGGCACCAATCGCCCGCTGGTCGAGCTTGAGCGTTCGCTCGCCGATCTGCACCGCAAGGAAGCTGCGCTGGTCTTCACCTCCGGTTTCGTGTCCAACGAAGCCGCGATTTCGACCATTGCGCGCCTCCTGCCCGATTGCATCATTTTCTCGGACCAGCTCAACCACGCCTCGATGATCCAGGGCGTACGTCAGTCGGGCATGGAAAAGAAGATTTTCCGGCACAATGACGTCGAGCATCTGCGCGACCTGCTCGCTGCCACCGACAAGAAGCGTCCAAAGCTGATCTGCTTTGAGTCGGTTTATTCGATGGACGGCGATGTCGCGCCGATCAAGGAAATCGTCGAGCTGGCCGAAGAATTCGGCGCGCTGACCTATATCGATGAAGTGCACGCCGTTGGCATGTATGGCCCACGCGGCGGCGGCATTGCCGAGCGCGATGGTTTGATGGACCGGATCGACATCATCGAAGGCACGCTGGCCAAGGGCTTTGGCACGATGGGCGGCTATATCGCTGCCAACAAGGCAATCGTTGATGCCGTGCGCTCCTATGCGCCCGAGTTTATCTTCACCACCTCCCTGCCACCAGCGCTCTGCGCCGCAGCCCGTGCCTCGATCGAGCACCTCAAGGGCAATGGTCATGAGCGCATGCTGCATCAGCGTCAGGCGCGCCTGACCAAGGCAATCCTTGCCGATGCCGGCCTGCCGGTGATGGATACCGAAACCCATATCGTGCCGCTGATCGTGGGCGATGCCCGCGCCGTCAAGGCCGCCAGCGACATGCTGCTGGACAAGCACAATATCTATATCCAGCCGATCAACTATCCGACGGTCCCCAAGGGCACCGAGCGCCTGCGCATCACGCCGACGCCGCTGCACACCGACGAGATGATCTTCGCGCTGCGCCATGCGCTGGTCAGCGTCTGGACCAGCCTTGAGCTGCCACGCGAAGCAGCCGACGCCAAGATCACCGCCAGCAAGCTGACCTCGGGCGACCTGACCCTGCCGAGCATCGGCGGCTAG
- a CDS encoding HAD family hydrolase produces MVIRAVLFDLDETLLTRGAAIVAFIGDQYDRHQTALVGVDRATFVARFLALEDAGRTPKVMVYPALVADLGITGISAQALFDDYQAVYPSFVVLSAGARETLLTLRARGIATGIVTNGSTVLQTGKIEATGLRPLLDIVLVSEDEGVAKPDRAIFDRALNRLGVTSAEAMFVGDNPIVDVVGAQNAGLVAVWYHSSTEWPAGTAPPEHTIKALSEIIPLCDAGN; encoded by the coding sequence ATGGTGATCAGGGCGGTATTGTTTGACCTCGATGAGACGCTGCTGACGCGCGGTGCGGCGATCGTGGCGTTTATTGGTGATCAGTATGATCGGCATCAGACGGCGCTGGTTGGGGTGGATCGGGCGACGTTTGTGGCGCGATTTCTGGCGCTCGAAGATGCGGGGCGGACGCCCAAGGTCATGGTCTATCCGGCATTGGTGGCTGATCTGGGGATCACGGGGATCTCGGCGCAGGCGCTATTTGACGACTATCAGGCGGTCTATCCCAGCTTTGTGGTGCTGAGCGCTGGGGCGCGAGAGACGCTGCTGACTTTGCGGGCGCGGGGTATTGCGACGGGCATTGTCACCAATGGCAGCACAGTCTTGCAGACCGGCAAGATCGAGGCGACGGGACTGCGGCCACTGCTCGATATCGTGCTGGTTTCAGAAGATGAGGGCGTGGCCAAGCCTGATCGGGCGATATTTGACCGGGCGCTGAACCGTCTTGGCGTGACATCGGCCGAGGCGATGTTTGTCGGCGATAATCCGATAGTGGATGTGGTGGGCGCGCAAAATGCCGGACTGGTGGCCGTGTGGTATCACAGCTCGACCGAGTGGCCGGCGGGCACTGCGCCGCCGGAACACACTATAAAAGCGCTGAGCGAAATCATTCCGCTCTGCGACGCAGGCAACTAG
- a CDS encoding glyoxalase superfamily protein, translating into MAKALRHSLPARGIALSHSDCLELVARQFGFANWNMLAARIQAASQPQFAMPAGWFVSHPSPTHYRIGLDPRESGVALVAAVPNVEIPADRTGVLMQSIDADAYCGRAVRLTAQLRTEDAGAASIWMRIDPNSGRYLRFDNMLNRSGPDRSLHGTVGWTDVEVVLDVPDAAASIHFGLLLVEQGTLRARGIKFEKLGGDFPVTATLPFLPRPTNLGFLAAGFDS; encoded by the coding sequence ATGGCCAAGGCACTCCGTCACAGCCTGCCGGCACGGGGCATTGCACTGAGCCACAGTGATTGCCTCGAACTTGTTGCGCGCCAATTCGGCTTTGCCAACTGGAACATGCTGGCCGCGCGCATACAGGCGGCCAGCCAACCCCAGTTCGCCATGCCCGCAGGCTGGTTTGTGTCGCATCCGTCGCCGACCCATTATCGGATCGGGCTCGATCCCAGGGAATCCGGTGTTGCGCTGGTGGCCGCCGTTCCGAATGTGGAGATACCGGCCGATCGGACGGGCGTGCTGATGCAGTCCATCGACGCGGATGCCTATTGTGGGCGTGCCGTGCGGTTGACGGCACAATTGCGGACGGAGGATGCAGGCGCCGCTTCGATCTGGATGAGGATTGACCCCAATTCGGGACGATATCTGCGCTTCGACAATATGCTCAATCGCAGCGGACCGGATCGCAGTTTGCACGGAACAGTGGGCTGGACCGATGTGGAAGTGGTGTTGGACGTGCCCGACGCTGCGGCGAGCATCCATTTCGGCCTGTTGTTGGTGGAGCAGGGCACTTTGAGGGCGCGGGGCATAAAATTTGAGAAGCTGGGCGGTGATTTTCCGGTCACCGCCACGCTGCCATTTCTGCCGCGTCCGACCAATCTTGGATTTTTGGCCGCTGGCTTTGATAGCTAG
- a CDS encoding DUF4279 domain-containing protein has product MASLRFWGDDLDPHEVTRLIGVAPTSAVSKGELIVGRGPRVARSGRWSLKVNRRQPGDLSGQIEEILLGLTQDLGVWRDLSNRFDGCIFVGFFMVERNEGYNLSPKTLKLLADRELSLLLDIYSGQDEVDALVD; this is encoded by the coding sequence ATGGCATCGTTGCGCTTCTGGGGTGATGACCTTGATCCTCATGAGGTGACAAGGCTCATTGGAGTTGCCCCAACCAGCGCAGTATCCAAGGGGGAGCTGATAGTTGGTCGTGGGCCAAGAGTAGCGCGGTCGGGTCGGTGGAGCCTAAAGGTCAACCGTCGACAGCCAGGCGACTTAAGCGGTCAGATCGAGGAAATTCTGTTGGGTCTTACGCAAGACCTCGGTGTATGGCGCGACCTCTCCAACAGGTTCGACGGTTGCATCTTCGTCGGTTTCTTCATGGTAGAGAGAAACGAGGGATACAACCTGTCCCCCAAGACATTGAAGCTTCTGGCGGACCGTGAGCTGTCCCTCTTGTTGGACATCTATTCGGGACAAGATGAAGTTGACGCGTTGGTCGATTGA
- a CDS encoding LuxR C-terminal-related transcriptional regulator: MNDEVYYHAFLNRDRLIHIVDADPATCEALSVLFRLEGFQTTFSLEAGHFIVSLERRRPDIVVLNLRVGEESGLGLLRRIKSMRTGTPVFMLADYPQLEAVVTAMKLGASDVISKPIDTEHLLTVIRDALRRDVHLGAMQGGRRPVEVRGFSQLTPREREVLQLITNGQSNKEAGRELGISPRTIEVHRARVMEKLGARNTADLMRIVLTS, encoded by the coding sequence ATGAACGATGAAGTCTATTACCACGCCTTCCTGAACCGTGACCGGCTGATCCACATCGTCGATGCCGATCCGGCGACCTGCGAGGCACTCAGTGTGTTGTTTCGCCTTGAGGGGTTTCAGACCACTTTCTCGCTAGAGGCCGGCCATTTTATCGTCAGCCTCGAGCGGCGGCGCCCCGATATCGTGGTGCTCAATCTGCGGGTGGGCGAGGAAAGCGGCCTTGGTCTGTTGCGGCGGATCAAGTCGATGCGGACCGGTACCCCGGTTTTCATGCTGGCCGATTATCCGCAGCTTGAAGCGGTGGTGACGGCCATGAAGCTGGGCGCGTCGGACGTTATCTCCAAGCCCATCGATACCGAACATCTGCTGACCGTGATCCGCGATGCCTTGCGGCGCGACGTGCATCTGGGCGCCATGCAGGGCGGGCGGCGGCCTGTCGAAGTGCGCGGTTTCTCCCAGCTCACCCCGCGCGAGCGCGAGGTGCTGCAACTGATCACCAACGGCCAGTCCAACAAGGAAGCCGGCCGCGAACTGGGCATTTCGCCCCGCACCATCGAAGTCCACCGCGCCCGCGTCATGGAAAAACTCGGCGCGCGCAACACAGCCGATCTGATGCGGATCGTGCTGACGAGTTGA
- the mscL gene encoding large conductance mechanosensitive channel protein MscL — MFKEFRDFAIKGNMIDLAIGVIIGAAFGAIVSSIVDDIFMPLIGLIIGGIDFSNLFVVLSNPGDLPVPSLAAAKAAGIATLNIGLFINAVVKFTIIAFVLFMVVKGINRLKRQAATEPVETTPAPTKEEVLLTEIRDALRAK; from the coding sequence ATGTTCAAAGAATTCCGTGACTTTGCCATCAAAGGCAACATGATCGATCTCGCCATCGGCGTGATCATCGGCGCTGCGTTTGGGGCGATTGTCTCTTCCATCGTCGATGATATTTTTATGCCCCTGATCGGTTTGATCATCGGCGGTATCGACTTCTCCAACCTGTTTGTCGTGCTCTCGAACCCAGGCGATTTGCCCGTTCCATCCCTCGCAGCCGCCAAGGCCGCCGGTATTGCGACGCTCAACATCGGCCTGTTCATCAATGCGGTGGTCAAGTTCACCATCATTGCGTTTGTGCTGTTCATGGTCGTCAAGGGCATCAACCGCCTCAAGCGCCAGGCCGCCACCGAGCCAGTGGAAACCACGCCTGCGCCGACCAAGGAAGAAGTGCTGCTGACCGAAATTCGTGACGCCCTGCGCGCGAAGTAA
- a CDS encoding PAS-domain containing protein has protein sequence MPATQTSNDASLRQAMDHIPEGIAVFDPGLRLVASNQRYNTLLDLPEELIKIGTPLFDIALFLGDRGDFGPGDAARLAIERINELTASPTTVTHRLGNAGQTLEFHSSRLPNGGLVISFTDATARVRAESALAGVNSSLEERVAERTAALTRVNAELEMARAKADAANHDKTRFLAAASHDLLQPLNAARLYTSTLIERAQSTGLADLANSIEASLTAVEDIMSALLDISRIDSGALRPAPTPVSGRDLLKRLEVEFGPMARERNISLRIMATDASVLVDRMLVGRIVQNLVSNAIKYTHPGGRVLVGLRRRGSRMRLDVIDTGIGFNRDQHKLLFAEFSRLERGARMAQGLGLGLSIVQRLVAALGLTLELDSHEGHGSRFSVFLPATRTIRPAPDATAVAPEVNFGTLGLKILCVDNERAIIEAMEGLLRHWGCDVRSALSLKQIDRERLLEGWYPDLVLMDYHLDQTSGLDAIEWLRHNVGGHLPAALVTADRSPAVRALAEERGIAVVNKPVKPAALRAAISGLANQSRTPAKRVVS, from the coding sequence ATGCCTGCAACCCAGACCAGCAACGATGCCAGCTTGCGGCAGGCGATGGACCACATCCCTGAAGGCATTGCGGTTTTCGATCCGGGCCTGCGGCTGGTGGCGTCCAATCAGCGCTACAATACCCTGCTCGATTTGCCCGAAGAGCTGATCAAGATCGGCACGCCACTGTTCGATATTGCGTTGTTTTTGGGCGATCGCGGCGATTTCGGTCCGGGCGATGCGGCGCGTCTTGCCATTGAGCGGATCAATGAACTGACGGCCTCGCCGACCACAGTCACCCATCGCCTCGGCAATGCCGGCCAGACGCTGGAGTTTCACTCCAGCCGCCTGCCCAATGGCGGTCTCGTCATCAGCTTTACCGACGCCACGGCGCGGGTGCGGGCCGAAAGCGCACTGGCAGGCGTCAATTCTTCGCTCGAAGAGCGCGTCGCCGAACGCACCGCCGCGCTGACGCGGGTCAATGCCGAGCTTGAAATGGCGCGCGCCAAGGCCGACGCGGCCAATCATGACAAGACACGCTTTCTGGCCGCCGCCAGCCACGACTTGCTGCAGCCGCTCAATGCGGCACGGCTCTATACCTCGACATTGATCGAGCGGGCGCAATCGACCGGGCTGGCCGATCTTGCCAATTCCATCGAAGCGTCGCTGACAGCCGTCGAAGACATCATGAGCGCCCTGCTCGATATTTCGCGTATCGACAGCGGCGCACTGCGCCCTGCGCCAACCCCGGTTTCCGGGCGTGATCTGCTGAAGCGGCTGGAGGTCGAGTTTGGCCCGATGGCGCGCGAGCGCAATATTTCATTGCGCATCATGGCGACCGACGCTTCGGTTCTGGTCGACCGCATGCTGGTCGGCCGTATCGTGCAAAACCTTGTGTCGAACGCCATCAAATATACCCATCCGGGCGGCCGGGTTCTGGTCGGGCTGCGCCGGCGCGGCAGCCGCATGCGGCTCGATGTGATCGATACCGGCATTGGCTTTAACCGCGACCAGCACAAGCTGCTGTTTGCCGAGTTTTCGCGCCTTGAGCGCGGCGCGCGTATGGCGCAGGGCCTGGGTCTGGGCCTTTCCATCGTGCAGCGACTGGTAGCGGCCCTCGGGCTGACACTTGAGCTCGACAGCCACGAGGGCCACGGCTCGCGCTTTTCGGTGTTCTTGCCCGCCACCCGCACCATTCGCCCTGCGCCCGACGCGACGGCGGTGGCACCGGAAGTCAATTTTGGCACGCTGGGCCTCAAAATCCTCTGCGTCGACAATGAGCGCGCTATCATCGAAGCGATGGAGGGCCTGTTGCGCCATTGGGGCTGCGATGTGCGCAGCGCTCTGTCGCTCAAGCAGATCGACCGCGAGCGCCTGCTCGAAGGCTGGTATCCCGATCTCGTGCTGATGGATTATCACCTCGACCAGACCTCGGGCCTCGATGCCATCGAATGGCTGCGGCACAATGTCGGCGGCCATCTGCCGGCGGCACTGGTCACCGCCGATCGCAGTCCGGCGGTACGCGCATTGGCCGAAGAACGCGGCATTGCCGTGGTCAACAAGCCGGTTAAACCCGCCGCCCTGCGCGCCGCCATCAGCGGCCTCGCCAATCAAAGCCGCACGCCCGCCAAACGCGTCGTCAGCTAA